One segment of Streptomyces sp. NBC_00576 DNA contains the following:
- a CDS encoding PucR family transcriptional regulator, with amino-acid sequence MPPRRPATGHFPTIAEVLRLPVLAEGMPRVLAGEAQLDRAVRWVHVTELLNPADFLEGGELVLTTGMPYPEDPSELRDYVDQLADVGAAGLIVELGYRYRKVPDELVAACRAREVPLVELARGVRFIDVTQTVHALILDAQGALLRRGRDIQDVFTALTLRGADPEELVHTTAELTGAPVVLEDLNHRVLMCELLGRPYEPVVSAWSRRSRAAPTPERITPSGPEGWLIAPVQDHHGLWGRLVLLEGRLNAEPDPEHVLVLERAAVALTMARLAGPAWWERRAHRSVLRDLYERRFRSPADARARAEALGLPALGHRLFAVVIRHTCTGTEGEHLDERIAKALAHTGVRALIGETAPGRIGVLLALAQASAWQPVAERIGRLTREELGPEAVVAVGPGVTDLAGIARSWQEAEQTAEAITPASPERWFYVPADVRLPELLGVLREDTRLQRYAERQLTRLIEHDDRNSGDLLQALRAYLAAAGNKSVAAKLAGMSRQAYYQRLHTIERLLGCDLESGLQRTSLHVAVLVLDAREAAVPGA; translated from the coding sequence ATGCCGCCCAGACGTCCCGCAACCGGGCACTTCCCCACCATCGCGGAGGTACTGCGCCTGCCCGTGCTTGCCGAAGGGATGCCGCGCGTGCTGGCCGGTGAGGCACAGCTGGACAGGGCGGTGCGCTGGGTACATGTCACCGAGCTGCTCAACCCCGCCGACTTCCTGGAGGGCGGCGAGCTGGTGCTGACGACCGGCATGCCGTACCCCGAGGACCCCTCCGAGCTGCGGGACTACGTCGACCAGCTCGCCGACGTCGGCGCGGCCGGTCTGATCGTGGAGCTCGGTTACCGGTACCGGAAGGTGCCCGACGAGCTGGTGGCGGCGTGCCGTGCCCGTGAAGTGCCGCTGGTCGAGCTGGCCCGTGGCGTCCGGTTCATCGACGTCACGCAGACGGTGCACGCGCTCATCCTTGACGCCCAGGGAGCCCTGCTGCGGCGCGGGAGGGACATCCAGGACGTCTTCACCGCCCTGACACTGCGGGGCGCGGATCCCGAGGAACTGGTGCACACCACCGCGGAGCTCACCGGAGCCCCCGTGGTGCTGGAGGATCTCAACCACCGGGTCCTGATGTGCGAGCTGCTCGGCCGGCCGTACGAGCCGGTGGTGTCGGCCTGGTCGCGGCGCTCGCGGGCCGCCCCGACGCCGGAGAGGATCACGCCGAGCGGCCCGGAAGGGTGGCTGATCGCGCCGGTGCAGGACCACCACGGGCTGTGGGGGCGGCTGGTCCTGCTGGAGGGCCGGCTGAACGCCGAGCCCGACCCGGAACACGTCCTGGTGCTGGAGCGTGCGGCGGTCGCGCTGACCATGGCGCGCCTGGCCGGGCCGGCCTGGTGGGAGCGCCGGGCCCACCGCTCCGTACTGCGGGACCTGTACGAACGGCGCTTCCGCTCCCCCGCGGACGCGCGCGCCCGCGCCGAGGCACTGGGGCTCCCGGCCCTCGGGCACCGGCTCTTCGCCGTGGTCATCCGCCACACGTGCACCGGCACCGAGGGTGAGCACCTCGACGAACGTATCGCGAAGGCGCTGGCGCATACCGGCGTCCGCGCTCTGATCGGCGAGACGGCCCCTGGCCGGATCGGCGTACTTCTGGCACTGGCACAGGCGAGCGCCTGGCAGCCGGTCGCCGAGCGGATCGGCCGTCTGACCCGGGAGGAGCTTGGACCGGAGGCCGTCGTCGCCGTCGGTCCCGGGGTGACCGACCTCGCCGGGATCGCCCGGTCGTGGCAGGAGGCCGAGCAGACGGCCGAGGCCATCACACCGGCCTCCCCGGAGCGGTGGTTCTACGTCCCCGCCGACGTCCGGCTGCCGGAGTTGCTGGGCGTCCTGCGGGAGGACACCCGTCTTCAGCGGTACGCGGAACGGCAACTGACCCGCCTCATCGAGCACGACGATCGCAACAGTGGCGATCTGCTCCAGGCACTGCGCGCCTATCTGGCGGCGGCCGGGAACAAGTCGGTTGCGGCGAAACTCGCCGGCATGTCCCGGCAGGCGTACTACCAGCGCCTCCACACCATCGAACGGCTCCTCGGCTGCGACCTGGAATCAGGTCTGCAGCGCACGTCCCTGCACGTCGCGGTACTGGTCCTGGACGCGCGCGAAGCAGCTGTTCCCGGCGCGTGA
- the solA gene encoding N-methyl-L-tryptophan oxidase codes for MRIPKRVAVIGAGSMGSQAMWRLAARGAEVIGYDRYAPGHDRGAAGGESRIFRAVHLGDPGYIPLLRLADGLWEQLQAETGRSLRRRSGCLVMGETASLSMRLLLSSSATHRLDHEVLDRDTLARRYPQHRLPEGHTAVLDRMGAIIRPEASVQAAATRAEQLGARLNRYTPVREVVPAAGGGVQIVTDHGTDHVDAAVVTVGPWINTLLPDLPRTVDVRRVICSWHLPTRHDWFAGGAPSFVRATPHDCFGLPSPDGISVKLGLSFARHLPVPEPERLDRTVRPEELGTFHELISELMPDLNPDPIRVSAYMEGYTESGNPLVGHLPGEDDIIVMAGFSGSGFKLSPAMGEIAADLALDGTTDHPVGFLAPAGVGAA; via the coding sequence ATGCGTATCCCGAAGCGCGTCGCCGTGATCGGTGCCGGCAGCATGGGCAGCCAGGCCATGTGGCGACTGGCGGCCCGCGGAGCCGAGGTCATCGGCTACGACCGGTACGCGCCGGGTCATGACCGCGGCGCGGCCGGAGGCGAGAGCCGTATCTTCCGAGCCGTCCATCTCGGCGACCCCGGGTACATTCCGCTGCTGCGGCTCGCGGACGGGCTGTGGGAGCAACTCCAGGCGGAGACGGGCCGGTCGCTGCGACGCCGCAGCGGCTGCCTCGTGATGGGAGAGACCGCCTCACTGTCCATGCGCCTCCTCCTCTCCTCCAGCGCCACCCATCGTCTGGATCACGAGGTACTGGACCGGGACACCCTCGCCCGTCGCTACCCGCAGCATCGTCTCCCGGAGGGGCACACCGCCGTACTCGACCGGATGGGCGCCATCATCAGGCCCGAGGCTTCGGTCCAGGCGGCCGCCACCCGCGCCGAACAGCTGGGCGCCCGGCTGAACCGCTACACCCCGGTGCGGGAGGTCGTTCCCGCGGCGGGAGGCGGCGTGCAGATCGTCACCGACCACGGCACGGACCACGTGGACGCCGCGGTGGTGACCGTGGGCCCCTGGATCAACACACTGCTCCCGGACCTCCCACGAACCGTCGACGTCCGCCGGGTGATCTGCTCCTGGCACCTGCCCACCCGCCACGACTGGTTCGCGGGCGGGGCTCCCTCCTTCGTGCGCGCCACACCCCACGACTGCTTCGGGCTCCCGTCGCCCGACGGCATCTCCGTCAAGCTCGGTCTCTCCTTCGCACGCCATCTGCCGGTGCCCGAGCCCGAACGGCTCGACCGTACCGTCCGCCCCGAAGAACTCGGCACCTTCCACGAGCTCATCAGCGAACTCATGCCCGACCTGAACCCCGACCCCATCAGGGTGTCGGCCTACATGGAGGGCTACACGGAGTCCGGAAACCCGCTCGTCGGTCATCTCCCCGGCGAGGACGACATCATCGTCATGGCCGGTTTCTCCGGCAGCGGCTTCAAGCTCTCGCCCGCGATGGGAGAGATCGCCGCCGACCTGGCGCTCGACGGCACCACTGATCACCCCGTCGGCTTCCTCGCTCCGGCAGGAGTCGGCGCCGCCTGA
- a CDS encoding haloacid dehalogenase type II, with translation MSNPSFRPKYVSFDCYGTLIEWPMTPITRELVGDQIPAEQWDQFVREFRGYRYDQVCGEYYPYEQVLQDSFERVCRKWGVKAAPDAGKRFAEGVRSWGPHADVPEPLKKMGENYKLVIFSNAEDSFLEQSVPRLGADFHAVYTAEQAGYYKPRYAAFEYMLDQLDASPEDFVHVSSHTRYDLMPMHDMGFRNLILLDRGYDPVTDGYGYVPVKSLDELNLMLGI, from the coding sequence ATGAGTAATCCCTCCTTCCGCCCGAAGTACGTCTCGTTCGACTGCTACGGCACGTTGATCGAGTGGCCGATGACCCCCATCACGCGTGAGCTCGTCGGCGACCAGATCCCCGCCGAACAGTGGGACCAGTTCGTCCGGGAGTTCCGCGGCTACCGCTACGACCAGGTCTGCGGCGAGTACTACCCCTACGAGCAGGTGCTCCAGGACTCCTTCGAGCGGGTCTGCCGCAAGTGGGGTGTGAAGGCGGCGCCGGACGCGGGCAAGCGGTTCGCGGAAGGCGTGCGCAGCTGGGGCCCGCACGCCGACGTGCCGGAACCGCTGAAGAAGATGGGCGAGAACTACAAGCTGGTGATCTTCTCCAACGCCGAGGACTCCTTCCTGGAGCAGAGCGTGCCCCGGCTCGGGGCGGACTTCCACGCGGTCTACACCGCGGAACAGGCCGGCTACTACAAGCCCCGGTACGCCGCGTTCGAGTACATGCTCGACCAGCTCGACGCGTCCCCCGAGGACTTCGTGCACGTCTCCTCGCACACCCGCTACGACCTGATGCCGATGCACGACATGGGCTTCCGCAACCTGATCCTCCTGGACCGCGGCTACGACCCGGTCACCGACGGCTACGGCTATGTGCCGGTGAAGTCCCTGGACGAGCTCAACCTGATGCTCGGCATCTGA